A single genomic interval of Alphaproteobacteria bacterium harbors:
- the cobU gene encoding bifunctional adenosylcobinamide kinase/adenosylcobinamide-phosphate guanylyltransferase, whose translation MSEPFNLAKLTLILGGANSGKSLFAEQLLSSCSSKVYLATAQPFDQEMTEKIYQHKQRRDQNWTTIEEPILLSQKLMMLNEEKAYSVILIDCITLWVSNLMIHKLKIDQEFVKFVDIVKNTKIPIVIVSNEVGMSIIPDNELARSFRAYVGQLNQYLAAAALRVYWVVAGIGTIIK comes from the coding sequence ATGTCTGAACCATTTAATCTTGCCAAATTAACCTTGATTTTGGGTGGAGCTAATTCAGGCAAAAGTTTATTTGCAGAACAATTATTATCTTCTTGTTCCTCAAAAGTGTATTTAGCAACAGCTCAACCTTTTGATCAAGAAATGACAGAAAAGATTTATCAACATAAACAGCGACGTGATCAAAATTGGACAACGATTGAAGAGCCTATATTGCTATCACAAAAATTGATGATGTTGAATGAAGAAAAAGCATATTCGGTAATATTAATTGATTGTATAACCTTATGGGTATCAAATTTGATGATACATAAATTAAAAATTGATCAAGAATTTGTAAAATTTGTTGATATAGTGAAAAATACTAAAATCCCAATTGTGATTGTTTCTAATGAAGTAGGTATGAGTATTATTCCAGATAATGAATTGGCAAGATCTTTTCGTGCATATGTTGGGCAATTAAATCAGTATCTTGCTGCTGCTGCCCTAAGAGTTTATTGGGTAGTAGCTGGTATTGGTACAATTATTAAATGA
- a CDS encoding aminotransferase class I/II-fold pyridoxal phosphate-dependent enzyme, with translation MPIKKLHKELCLPDHGGDLIYAKNYFGEPNHPWVDLSTGINPRSYPFSFIKNEKYQKLPSQNDISKLLEIARNYYQTPDQVDIIAGPGSQFFLQTLPLFLQEYKNISILTPTYNEYAKCWGSKNSKITYVKKITELKRDQQILIICNPNNPNGAIIDHNVILDTAQFLKKNKGILIIDEAFVDPIPEYSIVPLLHHSNIIVLKSFGKFFGLAGLRLGFMISAHPVIQQINHFLGPWPISHPAIEIGIKAFNDKVWINKTKNWLQITSKKIHSVFQTYNFKQYKGTALFTFINDSRAFSLYQCLGKKGIYTRIYKENPSWIRIGMPLPQTFKRLTKALSLWNEY, from the coding sequence ATGCCTATAAAAAAATTACATAAGGAATTGTGTCTGCCCGATCATGGTGGAGACCTAATTTATGCTAAGAATTATTTTGGTGAACCTAACCACCCGTGGGTTGATTTATCTACAGGTATAAATCCAAGATCTTATCCTTTTTCATTTATAAAAAACGAAAAATATCAAAAACTACCCTCCCAAAATGATATAAGTAAATTATTAGAAATTGCTAGAAATTATTATCAGACACCAGATCAAGTTGATATTATAGCTGGACCAGGTTCACAATTTTTTTTACAAACTCTTCCACTTTTTCTTCAAGAATACAAAAACATATCCATTTTAACACCCACTTATAATGAATATGCAAAATGTTGGGGTTCTAAAAATTCAAAGATTACTTATGTAAAAAAGATAACTGAGCTTAAACGGGATCAGCAAATTTTAATTATTTGTAATCCCAACAATCCTAATGGTGCTATTATTGACCATAATGTTATTTTGGACACAGCTCAATTTTTAAAAAAAAATAAAGGTATTCTTATTATTGATGAAGCATTTGTAGATCCAATACCTGAATATAGTATTGTTCCCTTATTACATCATTCCAACATTATTGTTCTTAAATCTTTTGGAAAATTTTTTGGGCTAGCAGGTTTAAGATTAGGATTTATGATTAGTGCCCATCCCGTCATTCAACAAATTAATCACTTTCTTGGACCTTGGCCTATAAGTCATCCCGCTATAGAAATTGGGATAAAAGCTTTTAACGATAAAGTTTGGATTAACAAAACTAAAAACTGGCTTCAAATAACATCAAAAAAAATTCATTCAGTTTTTCAAACCTATAATTTTAAACAATATAAAGGTACGGCCTTATTTACATTTATTAATGATTCTAGAGCTTTTTCTTTGTACCAATGTCTTGGAAAAAAAGGAATTTATACAAGGATTTATAAAGAAAATCCTTCATGGATACGCATAGGGATGCCCTTACCACAAACATTTAAACGTTTAACAAAAGCCCTTTCTTTATGGAATGAGTATTAA
- the cobW gene encoding cobalamin biosynthesis protein CobW, with translation MMGYKIPATIITGFLGSGKTTLLQNLLKTAHGKKLAFIINEFGDKGFDGKLVKECGIEGCDDNSIIELSNGCICCTVADDFVPTLNILLSEKIKPDHIIIETSGLALPKPLVQAFNWPDISHKVTVDGVITVLDAPAIAEGRFVDNIENLDQQKLNDPNIDHDNPVEELFEDQLACADLVILNKIDKINDKTLDDINKKISPHLRSGVKVLRATYAAIDSQILLGLAAETEKNIHARKSHHDFEENHDHKDFASFSLTIPVINDLQNFLQKIEKIITHSDVLRIKGFIAVADKNMRLVIQAVGKRIHHYYDRDWKKDEEKKGYLVIIGMYDLDQASITQTLM, from the coding sequence ATGATGGGGTATAAAATTCCAGCAACAATTATAACAGGTTTTTTGGGTTCGGGTAAAACGACTTTATTACAAAATTTATTGAAAACAGCCCATGGTAAAAAATTGGCTTTTATTATTAATGAATTTGGTGATAAAGGATTTGATGGAAAATTAGTTAAAGAATGTGGCATTGAAGGGTGTGATGATAATTCAATTATTGAATTATCTAATGGATGTATTTGCTGTACTGTTGCTGATGATTTTGTACCAACACTTAATATATTGTTATCAGAGAAAATAAAACCTGATCATATTATTATCGAAACATCAGGGTTGGCGTTACCTAAACCATTGGTGCAAGCTTTTAATTGGCCAGATATAAGCCACAAGGTGACAGTTGATGGTGTGATAACTGTTTTGGATGCTCCAGCAATTGCAGAAGGAAGATTTGTAGATAATATAGAAAACCTTGATCAACAAAAATTAAATGACCCTAATATTGACCATGATAATCCTGTGGAAGAATTATTTGAAGACCAACTTGCTTGTGCTGACTTAGTTATTTTGAATAAAATAGATAAAATTAATGATAAAACGCTAGATGATATTAATAAAAAAATTTCACCGCATTTAAGAAGCGGTGTTAAAGTTTTGCGGGCTACTTATGCTGCGATTGACTCTCAAATATTGTTGGGTCTTGCCGCTGAAACAGAAAAAAATATTCATGCACGAAAATCGCATCATGATTTTGAAGAAAACCATGACCATAAAGATTTTGCAAGTTTTAGTCTTACAATTCCTGTAATTAATGATCTACAAAATTTTCTACAAAAGATAGAAAAGATTATTACACATAGTGATGTTTTAAGGATAAAAGGATTTATTGCGGTTGCGGATAAAAATATGCGCTTAGTTATTCAAGCGGTAGGCAAAAGAATTCATCATTATTATGACCGTGATTGGAAAAAGGATGAAGAAAAAAAAGGTTATTTGGTTATTATAGGCATGTATGATTTAGATCAAGCGTCAATAACACAAACTTTGATGTAA
- a CDS encoding PDZ domain-containing protein — translation EIIMLSRQAWIGSHLINVAVWSGDIDSSWEELLKQIKVAQNVALSGIYWWTTDIGGYRPVGLDDNEFQELILRWFQFGAFCPLFRLHGYRHPPLPDNECGSSGGHNEIWLFNYSSQIIDIILLRESLRDYVEYHLNISHENGTPILRPMFYDFSDDSECYKAEDQYMFGSDYLVAPVYTYRATSRSVYLPAISKHNLVWQHYYTKQFYAGGQRYNIPKTVDGTLISKIERGSVASQQGLQVGDIIVQIGQTKVTSPREANRLIDTVKENKGSSVLFLINRQGNNIFVALKIDKV, via the coding sequence AAGAAATAATTATGTTAAGTAGACAAGCATGGATAGGTAGTCATTTAATAAATGTAGCAGTATGGAGCGGTGACATCGATTCGTCATGGGAAGAGTTATTAAAACAGATTAAAGTAGCGCAAAATGTTGCTTTATCTGGAATTTATTGGTGGACAACTGATATTGGTGGTTATAGACCTGTTGGTTTAGACGATAATGAATTTCAAGAGTTGATTTTGAGATGGTTTCAATTTGGAGCATTCTGTCCCCTATTTCGTTTGCATGGTTATCGTCATCCACCATTACCAGACAATGAATGTGGATCTTCTGGTGGTCACAATGAAATATGGTTATTTAATTATAGTAGTCAAATTATTGATATAATCCTACTGCGGGAATCTTTACGTGACTATGTTGAATATCACTTGAATATTTCACATGAAAATGGAACTCCTATTCTACGGCCAATGTTTTATGATTTTAGTGATGATAGTGAATGTTATAAAGCTGAAGACCAATATATGTTTGGGTCAGATTACTTGGTCGCTCCTGTCTATACCTATCGAGCTACATCACGATCAGTTTATTTACCTGCAATATCTAAACACAATTTAGTATGGCAACACTACTATACAAAGCAATTCTATGCAGGCGGTCAACGTTATAATATTCCTAAAACTGTTGATGGTACTTTAATTAGCAAAATAGAAAGAGGTAGTGTGGCGTCCCAACAAGGATTACAAGTGGGTGATATTATTGTTCAAATTGGCCAGACAAAAGTCACATCACCTAGAGAAGCAAACCGTCTTATCGATACGGTAAAAGAAAATAAAGGATCTTCTGTACTTTTTTTAATAAACCGCCAAGGTAATAATATTTTTGTAGCTCTTAAAATAGATAAAGTTTAA